In Candidatus Promineifilum breve, one genomic interval encodes:
- a CDS encoding lysophospholipid acyltransferase family protein gives MQSLLRSLIRGFVRLLFRLALKLEIEGLEHAPPGGPLIVIGNHFSIFEAPLLMLHLPYGDRVTWLAATELQDSRILKALIGLFNIIPIWRGQPDRAALHRASEWLAGGGVIGIMPEGGVDETLRHLTTAGVQTGLHGGPNSRLDAQLITPRPGAAYLAVRSGAPLLPAAFLGTENVMANVRRLRRTPVRMIIGPVFGPLTIDPALPKTERRARLDEMGHEMMRHMAALLPLENRGPYREQGGRGAGEQGSFH, from the coding sequence ATGCAGTCACTTCTTCGTTCGCTGATTCGCGGGTTTGTGCGTCTGCTGTTCCGCCTCGCTCTCAAGCTGGAGATCGAGGGGCTGGAGCATGCGCCGCCGGGCGGGCCGCTGATCGTCATTGGCAACCACTTCAGTATCTTCGAGGCCCCGCTGCTGATGCTCCACTTGCCCTATGGCGACCGGGTGACCTGGCTGGCGGCCACGGAGTTGCAGGATTCACGCATCCTGAAGGCGCTCATCGGCCTGTTCAACATCATCCCCATCTGGCGCGGCCAGCCCGACCGGGCGGCGCTGCATCGCGCTTCGGAGTGGCTGGCGGGCGGCGGCGTGATCGGCATCATGCCCGAGGGGGGCGTGGACGAGACGCTGCGCCACCTGACGACGGCCGGGGTGCAGACGGGATTGCACGGCGGCCCCAACTCGCGCCTCGATGCGCAACTGATCACGCCGCGGCCGGGGGCGGCCTATCTGGCCGTGCGTAGCGGCGCACCGCTGCTGCCCGCGGCTTTTCTGGGCACGGAGAACGTCATGGCTAACGTGCGCCGCCTGCGACGCACGCCGGTGCGGATGATCATCGGCCCCGTCTTCGGCCCGCTGACCATCGACCCGGCCCTGCCCAAAACCGAACGGCGCGCGCGGCTGGACGAGATGGGCCACGAGATGATGCGCCATATGGCGGCGTTGTTGCCGTTGGAGAATCGGGGGCCTTATAGGGAGCAGGGGGGCAGGGGGGCAGGGGAGCAGGGGAGCTTTCATTAG
- the pheT gene encoding phenylalanine--tRNA ligase subunit beta, whose amino-acid sequence MRVPLSWLREYVDIDLSIEEVAQLLTNAGLEVESISRTGLPGAALEWDRERVVLGRVLRVEPHPDADRLVLATVDYGAAEPKVVVTGATNLFPYLGRGDLSGEQLYSPLALEGATLYDGHKDGFVKTRLKGRPLRGIYNDAMLCSEKELGISEEHEGIILMSRRGDLPDHPGELEVHRYEAGRPLQDVLGDAVLEIAILPNMARATSILGVARELAALTGAAFRPPSYEVGMDGPPVDGRVVISTDEPELNPRFVALLIEGVQQIPSPYWMQYRLRQAGQRPINVVVDISNYVMLEVGQPNHTFDYDVLRRRADGYAPGGPIHIHTRLPQPGETLTTLDGATHKLEPYNILVTDPAGNLSVGGIMGGLESEITAATSNVLLEAAAWNFINIRRSANALDLHTEAGYRFSRGVHPSLALLGARRAAELLRQLAGGTVAQGIIDAYPKPPAPVVVDLDPVYARKLSGLDLPAAEMAAMLERLEFAVEMRGDRLRTTTPDHRMDVEGPHDLVEEICRLYGYDRVPNTRLADTLPPQRGNITLEREERVRDVLVRLGLQEVWSYRLTSAAREARLLPGGPADERPYVTLSNPPAPDRNVMRHSILASALEATAANSRHAARMALFEIGEVYLAGEDELLPDELTRLALVLTGRRAADSWADGNAATFDYLDLKGILDALFADLHVAVSFEAARHPTYRPGRTARILVGERQIGVMGELHPGVVKGFDVRGERGQPVLAADIDLAALLPLIPDHYRYTPLPAYPPVREDLALVVDAGLPAAAVAAALRAAGGALLRDVALFDVYEGSQLPPGKKSLAYHLTFQAPDRTLTDGDVSKQRGRLLKLLEQQLGAKLRE is encoded by the coding sequence ATGCGCGTACCGTTATCGTGGCTAAGAGAATACGTTGACATCGACCTTTCCATCGAGGAAGTGGCCCAGTTGCTGACCAACGCCGGGCTGGAGGTCGAGAGCATCAGCCGCACCGGCCTGCCGGGCGCGGCGTTGGAGTGGGATCGCGAGCGGGTCGTGCTCGGCCGCGTCCTGCGCGTGGAGCCGCACCCCGACGCCGACCGGCTGGTGCTGGCGACGGTCGATTATGGCGCGGCCGAGCCGAAGGTCGTCGTCACCGGCGCGACCAATCTGTTCCCCTATCTCGGCCGCGGCGACCTGAGCGGCGAGCAACTCTACTCCCCGCTGGCGCTGGAAGGGGCCACCCTCTACGACGGCCACAAGGACGGCTTCGTCAAGACCAGGCTGAAGGGCCGTCCCCTGCGCGGCATCTACAACGATGCCATGCTGTGTTCGGAGAAGGAGTTGGGTATTAGCGAGGAGCATGAGGGCATCATTCTCATGTCTCGTAGGGGTGATCTTCCAGATCACCCCGGTGAACTGGAAGTTCACCGCTACGAGGCGGGTAGGCCCCTGCAAGACGTACTGGGCGATGCCGTGCTGGAAATCGCCATCCTGCCCAACATGGCCCGCGCCACGTCGATCCTGGGCGTGGCCCGCGAGTTGGCGGCGCTGACCGGGGCGGCATTCCGGCCGCCAAGCTACGAGGTCGGCATGGACGGCCCGCCGGTCGACGGCCGCGTGGTCATCAGCACCGACGAGCCGGAACTGAACCCGCGCTTCGTGGCCCTGCTCATCGAGGGCGTGCAGCAGATCCCCAGCCCGTACTGGATGCAATACCGCCTGCGCCAGGCCGGGCAGCGGCCGATCAACGTCGTGGTCGATATCAGCAACTACGTCATGCTGGAGGTCGGCCAACCCAACCACACCTTCGACTACGACGTGCTGCGCCGCCGCGCCGACGGCTACGCCCCCGGCGGCCCCATCCATATTCACACCCGCCTGCCCCAACCGGGCGAGACATTGACCACGCTCGATGGCGCGACCCACAAGCTGGAGCCGTACAACATTCTCGTCACCGACCCGGCCGGCAACCTGTCCGTCGGCGGCATCATGGGCGGCCTGGAGAGCGAGATCACCGCCGCAACCAGCAACGTATTGCTGGAGGCGGCGGCCTGGAACTTCATCAACATCCGCCGCAGCGCCAACGCGCTCGACCTGCACACCGAGGCCGGCTACCGCTTCAGTCGCGGCGTCCATCCCAGCCTGGCCCTGCTAGGGGCGCGGCGGGCGGCCGAGCTATTGCGCCAATTGGCCGGCGGCACGGTGGCCCAGGGCATCATCGACGCCTACCCCAAGCCGCCCGCGCCGGTCGTGGTTGACCTCGACCCGGTTTACGCCCGCAAGCTGAGCGGCCTCGACCTGCCCGCGGCCGAGATGGCGGCCATGCTGGAGCGGCTGGAGTTCGCCGTGGAGATGCGCGGCGACCGGCTGCGGACCACCACGCCCGACCACCGTATGGACGTGGAGGGGCCGCACGATCTGGTGGAGGAGATTTGCCGCCTCTACGGCTACGATCGCGTGCCCAATACGCGCCTGGCCGACACGCTGCCGCCCCAGCGCGGCAATATCACGCTGGAGCGCGAGGAGCGCGTGCGCGACGTGCTGGTCCGGTTGGGGCTGCAAGAGGTGTGGAGCTACCGGTTGACCTCGGCCGCCCGCGAGGCGCGCCTGTTGCCCGGCGGCCCGGCCGATGAGCGCCCCTACGTGACGCTGAGCAACCCGCCCGCGCCCGACCGCAACGTCATGCGCCACAGCATCCTGGCCTCGGCGCTGGAGGCCACGGCGGCCAACAGCCGCCACGCCGCGCGCATGGCCCTGTTCGAGATCGGCGAGGTCTATCTGGCGGGCGAGGACGAACTGCTGCCCGACGAGTTGACCCGGCTGGCGCTGGTGCTGACCGGGCGGCGGGCGGCCGACTCGTGGGCCGACGGCAACGCCGCCACCTTCGACTACCTCGATCTGAAGGGCATCCTCGACGCCCTCTTTGCCGACCTGCACGTGGCCGTGTCGTTCGAGGCGGCCCGCCACCCGACCTATCGCCCCGGCCGCACGGCCCGCATTCTCGTCGGCGAGCGGCAGATCGGCGTGATGGGCGAGCTGCATCCCGGCGTGGTCAAGGGCTTCGACGTGCGCGGCGAGCGCGGGCAGCCGGTGCTGGCCGCCGATATCGATCTGGCCGCGCTGTTGCCGCTCATCCCCGACCATTACCGCTATACGCCGCTGCCGGCCTACCCGCCGGTGCGCGAAGACCTGGCCCTGGTGGTGGACGCGGGCTTGCCGGCTGCGGCCGTGGCCGCGGCGTTGCGCGCTGCCGGCGGCGCATTGCTGCGCGACGTGGCCCTGTTCGACGTGTACGAGGGCAGCCAGCTACCGCCGGGCAAGAAGAGCCTGGCCTATCACCTGACCTTCCAGGCCCCCGACCGCACCCTGACCGACGGCGACGTATCGAAGCAGCGCGGCCGGCTACTGAAGCTGCTGGAACAGCAACTCGGGGCGAAATTGCGAGAGTAA
- a CDS encoding MarR family winged helix-turn-helix transcriptional regulator yields MTNLAQLYDLIKETFLLLDFGDRQFLEQFDLTVPRYYALVHIATEPGLSPSRLSRFMFCDKSNVTRLVQSLEREGLVERRPDGFDGRVQQLYLTAAGTAHYTTVAAAHNCYVTQRLAALDAAQVEGIRDGLGRLNQALAASIPMDKAAALN; encoded by the coding sequence ATGACCAATTTGGCGCAGTTATACGACTTAATCAAGGAGACTTTCCTGCTGCTTGATTTTGGCGATCGGCAATTCCTGGAGCAATTCGACCTGACGGTTCCCCGTTATTATGCGCTCGTCCACATCGCCACGGAACCGGGCCTATCGCCCAGCCGCCTCAGCCGCTTTATGTTTTGCGACAAAAGCAACGTCACCCGACTGGTGCAATCGCTGGAGCGCGAGGGGTTGGTGGAGCGGCGGCCGGACGGGTTCGATGGGCGCGTGCAGCAACTCTATTTGACCGCGGCCGGGACAGCGCACTACACCACCGTGGCCGCGGCGCATAATTGCTACGTGACCCAACGGCTGGCGGCGCTGGATGCGGCCCAGGTCGAAGGCATTCGCGATGGTCTTGGCCGGCTCAATCAAGCCCTGGCGGCGTCGATCCCGATGGACAAAGCCGCCGCGCTTAATTAG